The following are from one region of the Nicotiana tabacum cultivar K326 chromosome 3, ASM71507v2, whole genome shotgun sequence genome:
- the LOC107781226 gene encoding NEP1-interacting protein-like 1 → MEFYAYPSRALPSSLSSSLSSFSIVDLVDRAKDCFCLAVSTIVGNVFSAIFTFFFALVGTLLGAMTGALIGQETESGFVRGAAVGAISGAVFSLEVFESSLLLWQSDESGIGCVLYLIDVIASLLSGRLVRERIGPAMLSAVQSQMGAVETAYEEIPNIFDTGGAKGLPGDSVEKIPKIIIANDNDMDGSGERVSCSVCLQDLQLGETVRCLPQCHHMFHLPCIDTWLLRHGSCPLCRRDL, encoded by the exons ATGGAGTTTTACGCATACCCATCTCGTGCTTTACCTTCATCGTTATCatcctctctttcttctttttcaatcGTGGATTTGGTTGATAGGGCAAAAGATTGTTTCTGCCTTGCCGTCTCTACAATCGTTGGCAATGTTTTCTCTGCAATCTTCACCTTCTTCTTCGCACTAG TGGGCACCTTATTAGGAGCAATGACTGGAGCTTTAATAGGCCAAGAGACAGAAAGTGGATTTGTTAGAGGTGCTGCAGTTGGTGCCATCTCTGGTGCTGTTTTCTCTCTTGAAGTCTTTGAGTCATCTCTATTGCTATGGCAGTCCGATGAATCTGGAATTGGATGTGTTCTTTACTTG ATTGATGTAATAGCGAGCCTGTTAAGCGGTAGACTAGTTCGTGAGCGGATTGGTCCAGCTATGCTAAGTGCAGTGCAAAGTCAG ATGGGAGCTGTTGAAACTGCATATGAAGAGATACCTAACATTTTCGATACAGGCGGGGCAAAGGGTTTACCTGGAGATTCTGTTGAAAAGATCCCTAAGATTATAATTGCAAATGATAATGATATGGATGGTTCTGGAGAGAGAGTCTCCTGTTCAGTCTGTCTACAG GACTTACAACTAGGAGAGACTGTTAGATGTTTACCACAATGTCATCATATGTTTCACCTACCCTGCATTGATACATGGCTGTtgagacatggatcttgtccattGTGCAGAAGGGACCTGTAG